A window of the Paenibacillus woosongensis genome harbors these coding sequences:
- a CDS encoding GerAB/ArcD/ProY family transporter: protein MEKITRLQVFAMYNLYIFTVTIAFMVGLYIQDSHYSTPVSILIGGLISILFLYPAYKVTVSRPNETIIQYGSSIVGKVPHVFFILVIAVMNLLLAAVNLRELEDFLIQVYLPGTPPWLIALMFGSCVAYCVRSGVTTVFRAALGVFFISALAFVITPFMMTQAMKIEVLPALINHLNFKQVGMTVFDCIIIFGEFSFLFLIMPFIGSPKKIYGTVALTILSSTIIILSHLIPILMILGPELAANLTYPDLDLVRSLRTGSFVETLDPILIVLWLTSLFIKVSFMIFIAVYAASILLKLPDHKSLALSFTAFSCILSMLLVRSQIEMNYLLVRGLPPLLIFTEFVIPVIYWIANAIKSRNKKTKNA, encoded by the coding sequence ATGGAGAAGATCACGCGCCTGCAAGTATTTGCCATGTATAATCTATACATATTTACAGTAACCATCGCCTTTATGGTGGGCCTGTACATCCAAGACAGCCACTACTCCACACCCGTGAGCATCTTGATTGGCGGCCTGATCAGCATCCTTTTTCTGTACCCTGCCTACAAGGTCACCGTCAGTCGGCCGAACGAGACGATCATCCAATATGGCAGCAGCATCGTGGGCAAAGTGCCGCATGTTTTTTTTATTCTCGTGATTGCCGTTATGAATCTGCTCCTTGCCGCAGTGAATTTACGCGAGCTCGAGGACTTCCTCATACAAGTGTACTTGCCTGGAACTCCGCCATGGCTAATCGCCCTGATGTTCGGATCCTGCGTCGCCTATTGCGTCCGCTCCGGCGTCACGACGGTTTTTCGAGCCGCTCTGGGCGTTTTTTTTATTAGCGCTCTAGCTTTTGTCATCACTCCTTTCATGATGACGCAAGCGATGAAAATTGAAGTACTTCCCGCATTAATTAACCATTTGAACTTTAAACAGGTCGGCATGACCGTATTTGATTGCATCATTATTTTCGGGGAATTTTCCTTCCTGTTCCTAATCATGCCTTTCATTGGATCGCCCAAAAAAATTTATGGCACGGTAGCCTTGACGATCCTATCTTCCACCATTATTATTCTGTCCCATCTCATCCCGATTCTAATGATTCTAGGTCCGGAGCTAGCGGCTAATCTCACTTATCCTGATTTGGATCTTGTCCGTTCTCTGCGTACAGGATCATTTGTGGAAACCTTGGACCCTATTTTGATCGTGCTGTGGCTGACCAGTCTGTTTATAAAAGTCTCCTTCATGATATTCATTGCCGTCTATGCGGCATCCATATTGTTGAAGCTGCCGGATCACAAATCGCTGGCCTTGTCGTTTACAGCCTTTTCATGCATTCTATCCATGCTCCTCGTACGCTCGCAGATCGAGATGAATTATCTGCTTGTCAGGGGGCTGCCTCCGCTGCTGATTTTTACTGAATTTGTGATTCCGGTGATATACTGGATTGCAAACGCGATAAAGTCCCGCAACAAGAAAACAAAAAATGCCTGA
- a CDS encoding prohibitin family protein: protein MEAVPNKPRKNTGYKGIAAIAAIVILAFVGMNSVTQVQYGHVGLYKTFGKLNDNILSPGIHLKIPFIQTVIQVNTQVTKTETDTTASSKDLQPVSTHVVVNYSVNKESAYNLMNNVGGAYDSVIINPAVQEVVKEVTARYPAEDLIAKRDVVAGEISEHLTARMAKYDLIVNEINIVNFKFSEAFDNSIEAKQVAQQQALKAENDLKRIEIEAKQKIAQAQAEAESLKLKKQEVTPELVQLKQIEVQEKALEKWDGRLPAVSGGATPFIDIQSFVNQQ, encoded by the coding sequence ATGGAGGCAGTACCTAACAAACCAAGGAAAAACACGGGATACAAAGGAATAGCTGCAATTGCAGCGATCGTGATTCTGGCATTCGTAGGGATGAACAGTGTGACGCAGGTGCAGTACGGCCATGTTGGGTTGTATAAAACGTTTGGAAAGCTGAACGACAATATTTTGTCGCCCGGCATTCATTTGAAAATACCTTTCATCCAAACGGTGATTCAGGTGAATACCCAGGTTACAAAGACGGAAACAGATACAACCGCCTCGTCCAAGGATTTGCAGCCGGTGTCGACGCATGTTGTCGTCAACTATTCCGTCAATAAAGAGTCGGCTTATAATTTGATGAACAACGTCGGAGGAGCCTATGATTCGGTTATTATCAACCCGGCGGTACAGGAGGTCGTCAAGGAGGTTACCGCAAGGTATCCCGCCGAGGACTTGATTGCCAAGCGTGATGTCGTAGCCGGAGAAATCAGCGAGCATTTGACGGCGAGAATGGCCAAATATGATCTGATCGTGAATGAAATCAATATCGTGAATTTCAAGTTCTCCGAGGCGTTTGACAACTCGATTGAAGCGAAGCAGGTCGCTCAGCAGCAGGCGTTGAAGGCGGAGAATGACTTGAAGCGGATCGAAATTGAAGCGAAACAAAAGATCGCCCAGGCGCAAGCCGAAGCCGAGTCCCTCAAGCTGAAGAAGCAGGAGGTTACGCCGGAGCTCGTGCAATTGAAGCAAATCGAGGTGCAGGAGAAGGCCCTTGAGAAATGGGACGGACGTCTGCCTGCGGTAAGTGGAGGAGCCACCCCGTTCATCGACATTCAGTCTTTTGTGAATCAGCAGTAA
- a CDS encoding ABC transporter ATP-binding protein has product MSESKGSDGLSQVIEMRNVTWRRDGKAVLHGIDWHIAPGENWALFGLNGSGKTTLLNMINGYIWPTTGTISVLGYKYGEVDVREMRKSIGWVSSSLQQRIHGSEKVQDLVVSGKFASIGLYEKPSSEDFDRAEMLMGQLRCGHLLDRTYQTCSQGEQQKLLIARALMAEPKLLILDEAANGLDFISKEGLLDSIQELAVQPGAPHMIYVTHHTEEIVPAFAKTLLLRRGEVFMQGNTKELFSGEALSDFFELPVDVTWRNERAWLSRK; this is encoded by the coding sequence ATGAGTGAATCGAAAGGATCAGATGGTTTAAGCCAAGTGATTGAGATGCGAAATGTAACGTGGCGGCGAGACGGCAAAGCCGTACTCCACGGGATAGACTGGCATATAGCGCCAGGTGAGAATTGGGCTTTGTTCGGGCTGAATGGCTCCGGCAAAACAACCTTGCTGAATATGATCAACGGATATATTTGGCCGACAACGGGCACGATTTCCGTGCTAGGGTATAAATATGGAGAAGTGGATGTCAGGGAGATGCGCAAATCGATTGGCTGGGTCAGCTCTTCCTTGCAGCAAAGAATCCATGGTTCCGAGAAGGTACAGGATTTGGTGGTGAGCGGAAAATTTGCTTCGATCGGGTTATATGAAAAGCCGTCCAGCGAGGATTTTGACCGGGCGGAGATGTTGATGGGCCAGTTAAGATGCGGCCATTTGCTTGATCGCACGTATCAGACTTGCTCCCAGGGCGAGCAGCAAAAGCTGCTCATTGCAAGGGCGCTGATGGCTGAACCCAAACTGCTTATTTTGGATGAAGCTGCGAACGGTCTCGATTTCATTTCGAAGGAAGGGCTGCTGGACAGCATCCAGGAGCTGGCGGTTCAGCCCGGCGCTCCGCACATGATCTATGTCACCCACCATACGGAGGAGATTGTTCCGGCTTTTGCCAAGACACTGCTCCTCCGGCGCGGCGAAGTGTTCATGCAGGGAAATACGAAGGAGCTGTTCAGCGGGGAAGCCTTGTCGGACTTCTTCGAACTGCCGGTAGATGTCACTTGGAGAAATGAACGCGCCTGGCTTTCCAGAAAATAA
- a CDS encoding GNAT family N-acetyltransferase, producing MANSRIWEEVAELQRVCEKLGGFTLKLNWEILHSRKDSNPQDLFLHQDGKLIAFLGVYDFGGKIELCGMVHPDYRRQGHFTSLLDQAMQSNKLHGSKEILLNTPAASDSGVKFLQARSCTYALSEYQMKYEASSDRLAAEQNDCSRVALRKASCSQADREILIRLDVEGFGLSPEDAARIYEEIGPEDASGYDIIERDGIPVGKMRVYRHQGESWIYGFAVFASCRGQGIGGKALRQVIDRERKLSHDIWLEVALDNPNARKLYEQAGFVMQEVQDYYKAQPFL from the coding sequence ATGGCGAATAGCCGTATTTGGGAAGAGGTTGCCGAGCTGCAGCGGGTTTGTGAGAAGCTGGGAGGATTCACTCTAAAACTGAACTGGGAAATCCTGCACAGCCGGAAAGACAGCAATCCGCAGGATTTATTCCTGCATCAGGACGGGAAGCTGATTGCCTTCCTGGGCGTTTACGATTTTGGTGGAAAAATAGAGCTCTGCGGCATGGTGCACCCCGATTACAGAAGACAAGGGCACTTTACCTCGCTTCTCGATCAGGCGATGCAGAGCAATAAGCTGCATGGTAGCAAAGAAATATTGCTGAACACGCCCGCCGCCTCCGACAGCGGAGTGAAATTCCTGCAAGCCCGGTCCTGCACGTATGCTTTGTCGGAATACCAGATGAAATACGAGGCATCCTCCGACCGCCTAGCAGCAGAGCAAAACGACTGCAGCCGCGTGGCGCTTAGAAAAGCCTCCTGTTCTCAGGCGGATCGTGAGATTTTGATACGTTTGGACGTAGAAGGATTCGGCCTTAGCCCGGAAGATGCCGCACGTATATACGAAGAAATCGGACCGGAGGACGCTTCCGGGTATGACATCATTGAACGGGACGGCATTCCTGTAGGCAAAATGAGAGTCTACCGTCATCAAGGGGAGAGCTGGATTTACGGCTTTGCCGTCTTCGCCTCCTGCCGGGGTCAGGGAATCGGCGGGAAAGCCCTTCGGCAAGTGATTGACCGGGAGCGCAAGCTCAGCCATGACATCTGGCTGGAGGTCGCCCTCGATAACCCGAATGCCCGCAAGCTTTACGAGCAGGCCGGGTTCGTCATGCAGGAGGTGCAGGATTATTACAAGGCACAGCCTTTTCTTTAA
- a CDS encoding class I SAM-dependent methyltransferase, protein MHVANKWEDYEIIDAGGGEKLERWGDIILRRPDPQIIWPIHHESQQWRNVHGHYHRSSSGGGQWEMKKQIPERWTISYEQLKFYIRPTNFKHTGLFPEQAANWSWMMDKIQRAGRPIQVLNLFAYTGGATVAAAAAGASVVHVDAAKGMVQWAKENAALSGLSERPVRYITDDVFKFVQREQRRGNRYDAIIMDPPSYGRGPGGEMWKLETSLYPFVESCLSILSDNPLFFLINSYTTGISPTVLSNILSMTVKNRYGGTISAGEIGLPITNSGLNLPCGILGRWEE, encoded by the coding sequence ATGCATGTAGCAAACAAGTGGGAAGATTACGAGATCATTGACGCCGGAGGCGGAGAGAAGCTGGAACGCTGGGGAGATATCATTTTACGCCGCCCTGATCCGCAGATCATCTGGCCGATTCATCACGAATCACAACAGTGGAGAAATGTACATGGCCATTACCACCGCAGCTCCTCGGGCGGCGGGCAATGGGAGATGAAGAAGCAAATCCCGGAGCGGTGGACGATATCGTACGAGCAGCTTAAGTTTTACATTCGGCCTACGAACTTCAAGCATACGGGTCTATTTCCAGAGCAGGCGGCAAACTGGAGCTGGATGATGGACAAAATACAGCGCGCTGGACGGCCAATTCAGGTGCTTAACCTGTTTGCCTACACGGGAGGCGCTACAGTTGCAGCTGCTGCCGCTGGCGCATCCGTGGTGCACGTTGACGCGGCTAAAGGCATGGTGCAGTGGGCTAAAGAGAACGCCGCCCTATCCGGTCTTAGTGAACGGCCAGTCCGTTATATTACGGATGACGTATTCAAATTCGTCCAGCGTGAACAGCGGCGCGGAAATCGCTATGACGCCATCATCATGGACCCTCCTTCCTATGGACGGGGGCCTGGCGGCGAGATGTGGAAGCTGGAGACCAGCTTGTATCCGTTCGTGGAGTCGTGTTTGTCCATTCTGTCGGACAACCCTCTCTTCTTCTTGATCAATTCTTATACGACAGGCATCTCGCCAACCGTGCTGAGCAACATCCTGTCGATGACCGTGAAGAATCGGTACGGTGGTACTATCTCCGCCGGCGAGATCGGCCTGCCGATCACAAATTCGGGACTGAATCTGCCTTGCGGCATTCTTGGCCGCTGGGAGGAATAA
- a CDS encoding RluA family pseudouridine synthase: MTANNYIEGSTPAKSGFDILYEDNHLLGIVKPVNIPTQGDASGDPDLLSLLKEDIKERYQKPGNVYLGLVHRLDRPVGGAMVFAKTSKAASRLSEAVRSRNFDKTYLAIVHGTPPKRQDRLTNTLLKNERTNTVSVVSKGTAGGKEAILDYEVIGTAGNDGLSLVKVTLLTGRPHQIRVQLSHIGCPLYGDQKYGQAFNKPGQQIALWSLYVGFPHPVTKEQVHITSLPPDEAPWSLWSRQTYQELARQL, encoded by the coding sequence ATGACCGCCAACAATTACATCGAAGGCTCGACGCCTGCGAAGTCGGGCTTCGATATTTTATACGAGGATAACCATCTGCTGGGGATCGTCAAGCCGGTTAACATTCCGACCCAAGGGGATGCGAGCGGCGATCCGGACCTGCTGTCCTTGCTGAAGGAGGATATCAAGGAACGTTACCAGAAGCCGGGCAATGTGTATTTAGGGCTTGTCCATCGGCTAGATCGGCCAGTCGGCGGAGCGATGGTCTTTGCCAAGACATCAAAGGCCGCGTCCCGGTTATCGGAGGCCGTCCGCAGCCGCAACTTCGATAAGACGTATTTAGCCATTGTGCACGGTACACCACCGAAACGACAGGATCGCCTCACGAACACGCTTCTGAAAAACGAACGAACCAATACCGTATCGGTCGTCTCCAAGGGAACAGCGGGCGGCAAAGAAGCCATCCTCGATTACGAGGTGATTGGAACGGCCGGGAACGATGGCCTTTCACTGGTCAAAGTCACCCTGCTCACCGGACGCCCCCATCAGATCCGGGTACAGCTCAGCCATATCGGCTGTCCGCTGTACGGCGACCAGAAGTACGGACAGGCCTTCAACAAACCGGGCCAACAAATCGCGCTGTGGTCGCTGTATGTCGGCTTTCCGCATCCGGTAACCAAGGAACAGGTTCATATTACCTCCCTGCCGCCGGATGAGGCTCCTTGGAGCCTTTGGAGCAGGCAGACTTACCAGGAGCTGGCTCGGCAGCTCTGA
- a CDS encoding MarR family winged helix-turn-helix transcriptional regulator translates to MHTEEFGKLLSKIVKDYQNHLEEELAPTLTTSQLSVLEVLEQNGQLKPSDLIPFLATTPAAVTMLLDRMEKAELIRRDRDEEDRRIVWISITEKGKAEADRGISIRHAYLDGVLSRISTHNQQLLVYLMGKISGTK, encoded by the coding sequence ATGCATACGGAAGAATTCGGAAAGTTACTTAGCAAAATCGTAAAGGACTATCAGAATCATTTGGAAGAGGAGCTTGCGCCAACCTTAACCACATCGCAGCTGTCGGTGCTTGAAGTACTGGAGCAGAATGGGCAGTTGAAGCCGTCGGATCTGATTCCGTTTCTAGCAACGACCCCGGCGGCGGTAACGATGCTTCTGGACCGGATGGAGAAGGCGGAGCTGATTCGCCGCGACCGGGACGAGGAAGACCGGCGGATCGTCTGGATATCGATTACGGAAAAAGGCAAGGCGGAGGCCGACCGGGGAATCTCGATCCGTCACGCCTATTTGGACGGTGTGCTCAGCCGCATTTCTACGCATAATCAGCAGCTGCTTGTTTATTTAATGGGCAAAATTTCAGGGACAAAATAG
- a CDS encoding branched-chain amino acid aminotransferase yields the protein MESLHIELSQNLKQKPDPGALGFGQYFSDHMLTMAYSLEAGWHDLKIVPYGPIALDPSAMVFHYGQEVFEGMKAYRAAAGELVLFRPDMNLKRLNDSCERLSIPLVEPSTLLQGITELIKIDASWIPSGEENALYIRPFIIATEPCLGVRASHTYKLLVILSPVGSYYPEGIHPVSIHVEQRYVRAFRGGTGAAKTASNYAASIKAQEDAKKSGYSQVLWLDGVESKYVEEVGSMNVFFKVNGEVITPELSGSILAGVTRDSVIALLKSWGVPVSERKVAMEELVEAHKQGQLEEAFGTGTAAVISPIGSMKWGELELSIADGKTGEISKKLYDTITGIQRGQLDDPFGWRYPIK from the coding sequence ATGGAGAGCTTGCACATTGAGTTAAGTCAGAATTTGAAGCAGAAGCCGGACCCGGGGGCCCTGGGCTTTGGGCAATATTTCAGCGACCATATGCTGACGATGGCATATTCGCTTGAGGCGGGGTGGCATGATCTGAAAATCGTGCCTTATGGTCCGATTGCCCTTGATCCTTCGGCGATGGTGTTCCATTACGGGCAGGAAGTATTCGAAGGGATGAAAGCATATCGGGCGGCTGCCGGGGAATTGGTGCTGTTCCGGCCGGACATGAACCTGAAGCGGCTTAACGACTCCTGCGAGCGGTTAAGCATTCCACTGGTAGAGCCTTCCACGCTGCTGCAGGGGATCACGGAGCTTATAAAAATCGATGCCTCATGGATTCCGTCGGGAGAAGAGAACGCCTTATACATTCGTCCGTTTATCATTGCTACTGAGCCATGTCTCGGCGTACGGGCTTCGCACACGTATAAGCTGCTGGTCATTCTTTCACCGGTTGGTTCCTATTATCCCGAGGGCATTCATCCGGTCAGTATTCATGTGGAGCAGCGTTATGTTCGTGCCTTCCGCGGCGGTACCGGGGCAGCTAAAACGGCAAGCAACTACGCAGCCAGCATTAAAGCCCAGGAGGATGCCAAAAAGTCGGGTTACTCGCAGGTGCTCTGGCTGGATGGGGTAGAGAGCAAGTATGTGGAGGAAGTTGGCAGCATGAATGTCTTCTTCAAGGTGAATGGGGAGGTAATTACGCCGGAGTTGTCAGGAAGCATCCTGGCCGGGGTAACGCGAGATTCCGTCATCGCGCTGCTGAAATCGTGGGGAGTTCCTGTGAGCGAACGCAAAGTCGCGATGGAGGAACTGGTTGAAGCGCATAAGCAGGGACAGCTCGAAGAAGCCTTTGGAACGGGAACGGCTGCCGTCATTTCGCCAATCGGCAGCATGAAATGGGGAGAGTTGGAGCTCAGCATAGCTGACGGCAAGACCGGCGAGATTTCTAAGAAGCTGTATGACACGATCACAGGTATTCAGCGCGGGCAGCTTGATGATCCGTTTGGCTGGAGATATCCGATCAAATAA
- a CDS encoding SOS response-associated peptidase, whose amino-acid sequence MCGRFTITVPYEELLLRYYIDEDTNINYEPSYNAAPMQYIPAVVKGSNGNRLGSLRWGLIPSWAKDDKIASKMINARAETITEKPSFNRLIASRRCIIPADGFYEWQQRAKSKQPFRIILKDEGIFSFAGLYDMWMDPSGNRLATCTIITTTPNRLMADIHNRMPVILQKEDEAEWLDRDHADVTALMQLLRPYDSNEMRAYPVSSEVGNVRNNDAKLLEEVKPADLL is encoded by the coding sequence ATGTGTGGACGCTTTACTATCACAGTTCCTTATGAAGAACTATTGCTACGCTATTATATCGATGAAGATACAAACATAAACTATGAACCGTCCTATAACGCAGCTCCTATGCAATATATCCCGGCAGTGGTCAAAGGCAGTAACGGGAACCGGCTGGGGAGCCTTCGCTGGGGGTTAATCCCGTCCTGGGCTAAAGATGATAAAATCGCCAGCAAAATGATCAACGCACGGGCGGAAACGATCACAGAAAAACCATCCTTTAATCGATTGATCGCGTCTCGCCGCTGTATTATCCCTGCTGATGGTTTTTACGAATGGCAGCAGCGGGCAAAATCAAAGCAGCCGTTTCGAATCATATTGAAGGACGAGGGGATTTTCTCTTTCGCGGGGCTTTACGATATGTGGATGGATCCAAGCGGAAACAGACTGGCGACCTGCACCATCATCACTACTACGCCGAATCGTCTAATGGCCGATATTCATAACAGAATGCCAGTTATTCTCCAAAAGGAAGATGAAGCAGAATGGCTTGACAGGGATCATGCAGATGTAACGGCACTTATGCAATTGTTGAGGCCGTATGACTCCAATGAAATGAGGGCTTATCCAGTATCGTCTGAAGTAGGCAATGTGAGGAATAATGATGCTAAGCTGCTGGAAGAAGTAAAGCCTGCCGATCTTCTATAA
- a CDS encoding LysR family transcriptional regulator produces MEHRLLEYFIAVSEELHFTKAADNLGISQPTLSHQIRLLEEQLGTPLFHRSGKKIHLTQAGTVLLEHARRVFHELEQAKLVIGELTGLRRGRLRIGCSGNHLLIQSIISFHRQFPGIELSIVELATEETRDRLLTNKLDLGVVFLPLKDEQLISLPLYKEELVVIVPQDHPFAESSGIELRELALSPLVLFPPKFLARQMLDAACAEIGIQLSPVIELSTMESQCQMVAHHVGLTVVPKSYTATLRDPRLVSVPIAEPAPYRSVGIVYRKDTYMDAAIQAFIEHLSSNLQTD; encoded by the coding sequence TTGGAACATCGTCTGCTAGAATACTTTATCGCCGTGAGCGAGGAACTGCATTTCACGAAAGCCGCAGACAATCTGGGGATTTCCCAGCCGACGCTCAGCCACCAAATCCGCTTGCTGGAAGAGCAGTTAGGCACGCCGCTGTTCCACCGGTCAGGCAAGAAAATTCATTTGACCCAGGCCGGAACGGTTCTGCTGGAGCATGCCCGCCGGGTGTTTCACGAACTGGAGCAGGCGAAGCTGGTCATCGGCGAATTGACCGGGCTGCGGCGAGGCCGATTAAGAATCGGCTGCTCGGGCAATCATTTGCTGATCCAGTCCATCATTTCCTTTCACCGCCAGTTTCCCGGCATCGAGCTATCCATCGTCGAGCTGGCGACCGAAGAAACCCGCGATCGGCTGCTCACCAACAAGCTGGATCTCGGGGTCGTATTTCTGCCGCTGAAGGACGAGCAGCTTATCAGTCTTCCTCTGTATAAAGAGGAACTCGTCGTCATCGTTCCCCAAGATCATCCGTTTGCCGAATCGAGCGGTATTGAACTGCGAGAGCTGGCCCTGTCGCCTCTCGTCTTGTTTCCTCCGAAGTTTCTGGCCCGGCAAATGCTGGATGCGGCCTGTGCTGAAATTGGCATTCAGCTCAGTCCTGTCATCGAGTTGTCCACGATGGAATCCCAGTGCCAAATGGTAGCTCATCACGTAGGCTTGACCGTCGTGCCCAAATCCTACACCGCAACGCTTCGGGATCCGCGCCTTGTCAGCGTCCCCATCGCCGAACCTGCTCCCTACCGCAGTGTTGGCATCGTGTACCGCAAAGATACATACATGGATGCAGCCATTCAGGCATTTATCGAGCACTTATCCTCCAATTTGCAAACGGACTAA